In the genome of Massilibacillus massiliensis, one region contains:
- a CDS encoding ShlB/FhaC/HecB family hemolysin secretion/activation protein produces the protein MYLYYRLLTLCFVLFLSTQIVYAAPTSINEKRQESLMQQQEQKINAQKASEESQRRSRENMVQLKKETKVLGKIELPEEDPSFYIKELHLRGGYVEKFTWIEEYLRQYENEKIGIQGINLLLKNINEALVNKGYITTRVYVKEQDLSSGLLMVDLSAGTIGQIKFAEQKTWGTFKNAFSVHSGDLLNIRDLEQGLEQMKRVPSQDVDIKIQPTKITGQSDIILTVKRTKSWKIVTSIDDSGSENTGKLQATTALEIDNLFSMNDIFNITYNKDAASDGERRGTRANSFYYSIPFGKQTVSFSKSNYDYHQTVTAAVVPFLSSGKTENFQFSLSHLLSRDQTRKTNFEFNVIKKKRRSFIDDTEITVQRQQTTAMQIGFTHKQYFGQTVLDAALRYQKGVAWFGAKPGPTDGIADQPTTKYNMYLMDINLDTPMKIGSVNGQYNLTIRSQQTKNYLYGSEFFSIGGRYTVRGFDGEQTLSAEKGLIIRNEIRLPISKTSQIYTALDYGKVAGPSTEYLLGKELWGTALGIRGKIKDTQYDVFIGWPVKKPDGFKTPARTYGFQITTQL, from the coding sequence ATGTATTTATATTATAGGCTTCTTACGTTATGTTTTGTTCTATTTCTTTCAACGCAAATCGTATATGCTGCACCAACCTCAATCAATGAAAAAAGACAGGAAAGTCTTATGCAGCAGCAAGAACAAAAAATCAATGCGCAAAAAGCCAGCGAAGAGAGCCAAAGAAGAAGTCGAGAGAATATGGTGCAGTTGAAAAAAGAGACAAAAGTCCTTGGAAAAATAGAGCTGCCGGAAGAAGACCCTAGCTTTTATATAAAAGAACTTCATCTGCGTGGGGGCTATGTAGAAAAGTTTACTTGGATAGAAGAATATTTAAGGCAATATGAAAATGAGAAGATCGGCATACAAGGAATTAACCTTTTGCTTAAAAATATCAATGAAGCCCTTGTAAATAAAGGATACATAACCACTCGAGTCTACGTAAAAGAACAAGACTTATCGAGTGGTCTTTTAATGGTTGATCTCTCGGCAGGGACGATTGGTCAAATAAAATTTGCAGAGCAAAAGACATGGGGAACCTTTAAAAATGCTTTTTCGGTGCATTCTGGTGATCTTTTAAACATTCGTGACCTTGAACAAGGATTAGAGCAAATGAAGCGTGTTCCTTCTCAGGATGTGGACATTAAAATTCAGCCGACAAAAATAACTGGACAAAGCGATATTATCCTCACTGTAAAGCGTACAAAATCTTGGAAGATCGTTACCTCAATTGATGACTCTGGTTCAGAAAACACGGGGAAATTGCAGGCTACTACGGCTCTTGAAATCGATAATTTATTTTCAATGAATGATATTTTTAATATAACCTATAACAAAGATGCCGCCAGTGATGGAGAAAGACGCGGGACAAGAGCCAATAGTTTTTATTATTCTATTCCTTTTGGCAAGCAAACGGTATCGTTTAGCAAATCAAACTACGATTATCATCAAACGGTAACAGCAGCCGTTGTGCCATTTCTATCTTCCGGTAAAACAGAGAACTTTCAATTTAGTCTCAGCCATCTATTAAGCCGGGATCAAACGAGAAAAACAAATTTTGAATTTAACGTGATAAAGAAAAAACGCCGCAGCTTTATTGATGATACTGAGATCACCGTACAAAGGCAGCAAACTACAGCAATGCAGATCGGGTTTACCCACAAACAATATTTTGGACAAACCGTCTTAGATGCAGCGCTGCGTTATCAAAAAGGGGTTGCTTGGTTTGGCGCGAAACCAGGGCCAACCGATGGAATTGCTGACCAGCCGACGACAAAATATAACATGTACCTAATGGATATCAATCTCGACACTCCGATGAAAATCGGCAGTGTAAATGGGCAGTATAATCTAACAATTCGTAGTCAGCAAACGAAAAATTACCTGTATGGATCAGAATTTTTCAGCATCGGCGGTCGGTATACTGTCAGAGGTTTTGACGGGGAGCAGACGCTTTCCGCAGAAAAAGGACTCATTATACGAAATGAAATCAGATTACCGATTAGTAAAACCAGTCAAATCTATACAGCCCTGGATTATGGCAAAGTTGCAGGACCCTCTACAGAATATTTACTTGGCAAAGAACTATGGGGTACAGCACTTGGAATTAGAGGGAAAATCAAAGACACACAATACGATGTATTTATTGGCTGGCCTGTAAAAAAACCGGATGGATTCAAAACGCCTGCAAGAACCTATGGGTTTCAAATTACCACGCAACTGTAA
- a CDS encoding DUF3100 domain-containing protein, producing the protein MSLLKNWKIHVIALVLVIISEMIGMKKIPVGPGVLLFLPMLYAMILGGFISWPKMKVIHEGEMKHATAVLGLLTLLLVTKLGVIIGPSLAKLAEAGWALSIQELGHFFGTVVLGLPLAIALGLGRESVGATFSIDREPNIAIIAEKYGLDSGEGRGVMAVYICGTVFGAIWVGLIAGFLAALQIFHPYALAMGSGVGSGSMMAAATGAIVAVFPDHKDDILMYAGASNLLTTMVGIYFCLFVSLPVTNYLYKVLTPILAPKRVRDGGVDK; encoded by the coding sequence ATGAGCTTGTTAAAAAATTGGAAAATTCATGTAATTGCTCTTGTCTTGGTAATCATTTCAGAAATGATTGGAATGAAGAAAATTCCTGTTGGTCCTGGTGTGTTATTATTTTTACCGATGTTATATGCGATGATTCTCGGTGGTTTTATCAGCTGGCCGAAGATGAAGGTCATACATGAGGGCGAGATGAAACACGCAACAGCAGTCCTTGGTTTATTAACTTTATTATTAGTCACCAAATTAGGGGTCATCATTGGTCCATCATTAGCAAAACTTGCCGAAGCCGGCTGGGCATTATCTATTCAAGAATTAGGTCATTTCTTTGGTACAGTTGTGCTAGGTTTACCGCTTGCGATTGCATTGGGATTAGGACGTGAATCTGTAGGTGCGACTTTTTCAATTGATAGAGAACCTAACATTGCAATCATTGCCGAAAAATATGGTCTTGATTCCGGTGAAGGTCGCGGGGTCATGGCAGTTTATATCTGTGGTACAGTATTTGGCGCAATTTGGGTAGGCTTAATTGCAGGATTTCTGGCTGCACTCCAAATTTTCCATCCATATGCATTAGCGATGGGATCTGGTGTTGGTTCTGGTAGTATGATGGCAGCTGCAACTGGAGCAATTGTCGCTGTATTCCCCGATCATAAAGATGATATTTTGATGTATGCAGGCGCAAGTAATTTGTTAACTACGATGGTTGGAATTTATTTTTGTTTATTTGTTTCATTGCCTGTTACAAATTATCTATATAAAGTGCTTACACCAATCCTTGCACCGAAAAGAGTTAGAGATGGAGGTGTAGACAAATGA
- a CDS encoding amidohydrolase: protein MKNLLKKKVRDAIYAHKDEIFHLADSIAKEPELGFKEFKTAQKVSDFFNRHHIDYSASHAITGVKGRLKGKASKRTVAILGELDAIVCHDHPLADLTTGAAHACGHNAQIAAMLACAIGLKESGVIDELDGDVVAFAVPAEEYVELEYRNRLRQQGKLKYFGGKAELIRLGAFDDIDMAMMMHVSMSGENKRLIDVGGTSNGFVGKLVKFIGKEAHAAGAPHEGINALNAALIALTAVHAQRETFKDEDYVRFHPIITKGGDLVNVVPSEIRMESYVRAKTVDAMLDANKKVNRALKGGAMAIGAEVEIHDMPGFLPLVNDDKMTDLFETNAIDILGENATIHLGHNSGSTDMGDVSHIMPIIHPWMGGVTGTVHTRDFKVSDPEMAYLISAECMAATIIDLLYDNALEAEQVLENYQPRMTKEEYLAFMESIK from the coding sequence TTGAAAAACTTATTAAAGAAAAAAGTGCGTGATGCAATTTATGCACATAAAGATGAAATCTTTCATCTGGCTGATTCCATCGCCAAAGAACCGGAATTAGGTTTTAAAGAATTTAAAACCGCGCAAAAAGTTTCAGATTTTTTCAACCGACATCATATAGACTATTCTGCAAGCCATGCAATTACCGGGGTTAAAGGCAGATTAAAAGGCAAAGCCTCCAAACGAACAGTCGCAATTCTGGGTGAACTCGATGCGATTGTCTGTCATGATCATCCATTAGCAGATTTAACAACCGGTGCCGCACATGCTTGTGGGCATAATGCACAAATCGCCGCAATGCTTGCTTGCGCGATTGGTTTAAAAGAATCTGGTGTCATTGACGAACTTGATGGAGATGTTGTTGCATTTGCTGTCCCGGCTGAAGAATACGTGGAGCTAGAATATCGCAACCGACTACGCCAGCAAGGGAAATTAAAATATTTTGGCGGCAAAGCAGAATTGATTCGGCTGGGCGCTTTTGATGATATTGATATGGCAATGATGATGCACGTATCGATGAGCGGAGAAAACAAACGCCTCATTGACGTTGGCGGCACAAGTAATGGTTTTGTGGGTAAACTCGTTAAATTCATCGGGAAGGAAGCACATGCTGCGGGCGCACCTCATGAAGGTATCAATGCCTTAAACGCCGCATTGATTGCCCTTACCGCTGTACATGCCCAAAGAGAAACCTTTAAAGATGAAGATTATGTACGCTTTCATCCAATCATCACCAAAGGCGGCGATCTTGTAAATGTCGTACCATCCGAAATTCGCATGGAAAGTTACGTTAGGGCAAAAACCGTAGATGCCATGCTGGATGCCAACAAAAAAGTCAACCGTGCATTAAAAGGCGGTGCAATGGCAATCGGTGCTGAAGTCGAAATTCATGATATGCCTGGTTTCTTACCACTTGTAAATGATGATAAAATGACGGATTTATTTGAAACAAATGCGATCGATATCTTAGGAGAAAACGCAACCATTCACCTTGGTCACAATTCTGGCAGTACAGATATGGGCGATGTATCACATATTATGCCGATCATCCATCCATGGATGGGAGGCGTAACGGGAACTGTACATACCCGTGATTTCAAAGTATCTGATCCTGAGATGGCTTATCTGATTTCCGCTGAATGTATGGCAGCAACAATCATTGATTTGCTTTATGATAATGCGCTGGAAGCAGAGCAAGTTCTAGAAAATTATCAACCAAGGATGACAAAAGAAGAATACCTTGCCTTTATGGAATCGATAAAATAA
- a CDS encoding shikimate dehydrogenase — MQNLGIIGYPIGHSLSPHMHNAVIDALNLDYTYIAMPVKPEDIEEAVLGLRALQFRGFNVTIPHKISIMKFLDQIDASAEAIGAVNTVVNQEGALIGYNTDYIGFIAPLKKMQIVIADQNAIILGAGGAARAVLWGLIREKVRHITVVGRNMEKLNALREQYKRYFTIEVLDWNDPTYEQRLQTAALIVNTTPLGMHPNVDACPPINWSCVNKKAVAYDLIYTPSITQFLAKAKANGNAILNGESMLVEQGAVAFKIWTAKEPVTSVMYEILRKNK; from the coding sequence ATGCAAAATTTAGGAATTATTGGTTACCCAATCGGACATTCCCTGTCTCCCCATATGCATAATGCTGTAATTGATGCATTAAATTTAGATTATACGTATATCGCAATGCCTGTTAAACCAGAAGATATAGAAGAAGCTGTTCTTGGGTTAAGGGCGCTTCAATTCAGGGGATTTAATGTTACCATTCCACATAAAATTTCTATCATGAAATTTTTAGATCAAATAGATGCAAGTGCTGAGGCGATTGGTGCTGTGAATACAGTGGTTAATCAAGAGGGCGCTTTGATTGGGTATAATACGGATTATATAGGATTTATTGCGCCACTGAAAAAAATGCAGATCGTTATAGCAGATCAGAATGCGATTATTCTTGGTGCCGGAGGTGCAGCAAGAGCTGTATTATGGGGACTCATTCGCGAGAAAGTGCGACATATAACTGTCGTTGGACGAAATATGGAAAAGTTAAACGCATTACGTGAGCAGTATAAACGTTATTTTACAATTGAAGTGCTCGATTGGAATGATCCGACCTATGAGCAGCGGCTGCAAACTGCAGCACTGATTGTGAATACGACTCCACTTGGTATGCATCCAAACGTAGACGCTTGTCCGCCAATTAATTGGTCTTGTGTAAATAAAAAAGCCGTGGCTTATGATTTGATTTATACGCCTAGTATAACGCAATTTTTGGCTAAAGCTAAGGCAAATGGCAATGCCATATTGAATGGAGAAAGTATGTTAGTCGAGCAAGGCGCCGTAGCTTTTAAGATATGGACGGCAAAGGAACCTGTTACATCGGTTATGTATGAGATATTAAGGAAAAATAAATAA
- a CDS encoding protease inhibitor I42 family protein codes for MMKQILVRVFLMIGMLGNMSIAFMQPNLDVDLSVEVNHKGKQEKLPEEFILTKQDYNRVLQVQKNDMIQIRLAENPSTGYTWKFRQLNTECFEVLNVESFIPDRLIPMVGQSGLKVITLKARKIGTSVIEVVNYRDWEGENKAIDQFLVTVTIVDQAEENVKSET; via the coding sequence ATGATGAAACAAATTCTTGTGCGAGTTTTTCTAATGATCGGTATGCTCGGCAATATGTCAATCGCCTTTATGCAGCCAAACCTTGATGTAGATCTGTCCGTCGAAGTGAATCATAAAGGAAAACAAGAAAAATTACCAGAAGAATTTATTTTAACGAAACAAGATTACAATCGTGTTTTACAGGTGCAAAAAAATGACATGATACAGATTCGCTTGGCAGAGAATCCAAGTACAGGCTACACGTGGAAATTTAGACAGTTAAATACGGAGTGCTTTGAAGTATTGAATGTAGAAAGTTTCATTCCAGATCGATTGATTCCGATGGTTGGACAATCTGGCTTAAAAGTGATTACACTAAAAGCGAGGAAGATAGGTACCTCAGTAATTGAAGTCGTGAATTATCGGGATTGGGAAGGTGAAAACAAAGCAATTGATCAATTTTTGGTGACAGTAACGATTGTCGATCAGGCTGAAGAAAATGTTAAAAGTGAAACCTAG
- a CDS encoding MGDG synthase family glycosyltransferase: MYSNKKNFLIVTASIGAGHNRAAEAIGNEIKIKYPQAEIHIVDFMSTKTAYLNGILKEAYLKMLSLVPDMYEFLYSFTRGKLQGVSVQSLLALAMKNDMASLVRRYNADVVICTHPFPCAAAAYLKKTKQIDAVLSGVITDFSIHQLWVYKEVDLYFVGNSALRSELTQKGIDAWRIYDTGIPIDTYFNQNYNKIELIEKMQLDEISPIILVMGGGLGLGGVNLALQSLETIDVKVQIIVVAGENQNLWLDLKAQAGKSKHMIQVWGFSNNVQELMAVSTILISKPGALTISEALAMELPMILNEPIPGQEKENAAYVESIGAAIWVKDSTKLADVVAGILTNPEKLIEMRHNARQFKKPNAANDIVEKITNYIDKQEDIVAGM; encoded by the coding sequence ATGTATTCAAATAAAAAAAATTTTCTTATTGTTACTGCTTCTATTGGTGCAGGACATAATAGAGCGGCAGAAGCAATCGGCAATGAGATAAAAATTAAATATCCGCAGGCAGAGATACATATTGTTGATTTTATGTCTACAAAGACAGCTTATCTCAATGGAATTCTCAAAGAAGCTTATTTAAAAATGCTCAGTTTAGTACCCGATATGTACGAATTTTTATATAGTTTTACGCGTGGGAAATTGCAGGGCGTATCAGTGCAAAGTTTATTGGCTTTGGCCATGAAAAATGATATGGCTTCACTTGTACGGCGGTATAATGCAGATGTTGTGATTTGTACACATCCATTTCCTTGTGCTGCTGCAGCGTATTTAAAGAAGACAAAGCAAATTGATGCTGTCCTCAGTGGTGTCATTACCGATTTTTCGATTCACCAGCTGTGGGTTTATAAAGAAGTAGATCTATATTTCGTTGGGAATTCGGCGCTCCGCAGCGAATTGACGCAAAAAGGAATAGACGCATGGCGCATCTATGATACGGGGATTCCGATTGATACTTATTTTAACCAAAATTATAATAAAATAGAATTAATAGAAAAAATGCAGTTAGATGAAATCAGTCCGATCATTTTGGTTATGGGCGGAGGGCTTGGACTTGGTGGTGTGAATCTTGCCTTGCAAAGTTTAGAGACAATTGATGTTAAGGTGCAAATTATTGTTGTCGCTGGTGAAAATCAAAATTTGTGGCTGGACTTGAAAGCGCAGGCCGGCAAATCAAAGCATATGATTCAAGTATGGGGTTTTTCTAATAATGTACAAGAACTGATGGCAGTTTCAACAATTCTTATCAGTAAACCCGGTGCACTTACCATTAGCGAAGCTTTAGCGATGGAATTGCCGATGATTTTAAACGAACCTATTCCTGGGCAGGAAAAAGAAAATGCGGCTTATGTAGAAAGTATTGGAGCAGCGATCTGGGTAAAGGATAGTACTAAGTTAGCTGATGTAGTTGCAGGCATTTTGACAAATCCAGAAAAATTAATAGAAATGCGTCACAACGCAAGACAATTTAAAAAACCAAATGCAGCCAATGATATTGTTGAAAAAATTACGAATTATATTGACAAGCAAGAAGATATTGTAGCTGGTATGTAA
- a CDS encoding HAMP domain-containing sensor histidine kinase gives MLPFGIRNRIIFSTLIITVLSLSSLGAYLLHFFYTQNLEAKTIDLINNAKIIEITLEQNLYDTSKKEYLENEIRRISDRVNLRITILDLEGNVLADSWENASDLDNHLGRQEVQAAFKSDYATAIRYSTTLEQNMLYVAVPFYQNNQLTGIVRTAMTLTPIESSYHMIKAVILSALLVTIFVTIIVGIWLAHKNTKPIKQITAIAERIADGHISERIHLQTNDEIEVLAHTINHLTSRLEDKIMEIDAEAKKLSLILENMDNAVILLDGYGNITTANKTAKELFDISPKMLGKHSISVIGNSLITSTATEVLASGQSKLIHMKIKIQNTQKTFQVFFAPLADAEDKTTSVLSVFHDISVMQEVYDRQVEFVTNASHELATPLTSIKGFAETLLDGALEEPVLSRKFIQIIHTESERMHRLIKDLLKLAKLDTNDYRKQIQLETIHIDSIFQSVRQKLLPQITQKNQDFSIHIADDVPAFESNFDWMMQLIINLVENAIKYTPNQGKISLNCWQKDHMLWIRVQDSGIGIAPTDLPFVFERFYRADKARSREEGGSGIGLSLARFIVEIFGGKITVESQLNQGTTFTFHIPLKIKTES, from the coding sequence ATGTTGCCTTTCGGTATCCGTAATCGCATTATTTTTTCTACTCTTATTATAACCGTTTTATCCTTATCCTCGCTAGGTGCTTATTTATTGCATTTCTTTTATACGCAAAATTTAGAAGCAAAAACCATCGATTTAATTAACAATGCAAAAATAATCGAAATTACCTTAGAGCAAAATCTTTATGATACAAGTAAAAAGGAATATTTAGAAAATGAGATCAGAAGAATCAGCGATCGAGTAAATCTTAGAATTACCATACTAGACTTAGAAGGAAACGTGCTTGCCGACTCCTGGGAAAATGCTTCTGATCTCGATAATCATTTGGGACGTCAAGAAGTACAAGCAGCTTTCAAAAGCGATTATGCCACAGCAATCCGTTATAGTACTACCCTTGAACAAAATATGTTGTATGTTGCAGTCCCTTTTTATCAAAACAATCAACTCACCGGAATCGTTCGCACTGCAATGACCTTAACGCCTATTGAATCTAGCTACCATATGATTAAAGCGGTCATTCTATCGGCACTGCTGGTGACCATTTTTGTCACGATTATCGTTGGGATATGGCTTGCCCATAAAAATACAAAACCAATTAAACAAATTACTGCCATTGCCGAAAGAATCGCCGATGGACATATTAGTGAGCGTATTCATTTACAGACCAACGATGAAATTGAAGTCCTTGCGCATACAATCAATCATTTGACTTCTCGTCTTGAAGATAAAATCATGGAAATTGATGCTGAAGCCAAAAAGTTATCTTTAATTTTAGAAAACATGGACAATGCGGTCATCCTGCTTGATGGTTATGGAAATATCACTACAGCAAATAAAACAGCCAAAGAACTTTTTGACATCTCTCCTAAAATGTTAGGAAAGCATAGCATTAGTGTGATTGGCAACAGTCTGATTACTTCCACGGCGACGGAAGTTTTAGCATCAGGACAAAGTAAGTTGATCCATATGAAAATTAAGATACAAAATACCCAAAAAACTTTTCAAGTTTTTTTCGCTCCGCTCGCTGATGCAGAAGATAAAACGACAAGTGTACTTAGCGTTTTTCATGATATCTCAGTGATGCAAGAAGTGTATGACCGACAAGTGGAATTTGTCACAAATGCATCTCATGAACTGGCGACCCCTCTGACATCAATTAAAGGTTTTGCTGAAACACTGCTAGATGGAGCACTGGAAGAGCCTGTACTAAGTCGAAAGTTCATTCAAATTATCCACACAGAATCAGAGCGAATGCATCGATTAATCAAAGATTTATTAAAACTAGCAAAACTTGATACAAATGATTATCGAAAACAAATCCAATTAGAAACCATCCATATTGATTCGATCTTTCAATCCGTCAGACAAAAACTATTACCGCAAATTACACAAAAAAACCAAGATTTTTCTATCCACATCGCCGATGATGTTCCAGCCTTTGAATCAAATTTTGACTGGATGATGCAGCTTATCATTAATTTAGTTGAAAATGCCATAAAATATACCCCAAATCAAGGAAAAATTTCACTCAATTGTTGGCAGAAAGATCACATGCTTTGGATTCGCGTGCAAGATAGCGGGATTGGCATCGCACCAACAGATTTACCTTTTGTCTTTGAACGTTTCTATCGAGCCGATAAAGCACGTTCACGCGAAGAAGGCGGTTCAGGGATTGGCTTATCACTCGCACGCTTCATCGTAGAAATATTCGGCGGCAAAATTACCGTAGAAAGCCAATTAAACCAAGGAACGACTTTCACTTTTCATATTCCGTTAAAAATAAAAACTGAATCATAA
- the phoU gene encoding phosphate signaling complex protein PhoU, translating to MVGVTRQAYIEELEALRKEISKMGMAVDQGLRDSINALVNRDIQLAKQVMLNDDLVDEMNVKIEDSCMLLIARQQPIARDLRIIATGLKISTDLERIGDHAHDIAKTATEFDEQAFIKKLVDIPQMAEYAGKMLQDAILAYNTFDVALAEQVCLDDDRVDMLYAKTFRELSKFVVDDPIKVKQATQLIFIARYLERVADHATNIAEWVIYLVTAERIRKNR from the coding sequence ATGGTGGGGGTTACAAGACAAGCGTATATTGAGGAACTGGAAGCATTGAGAAAAGAGATCAGTAAAATGGGGATGGCTGTCGATCAAGGTTTGAGAGACTCTATAAATGCTTTGGTCAATCGCGATATACAGCTAGCAAAACAAGTCATGTTAAATGATGATTTAGTTGATGAAATGAATGTGAAAATAGAAGATAGCTGTATGCTGCTGATTGCCAGACAACAGCCAATTGCCAGAGATTTAAGAATTATTGCAACCGGGCTTAAAATTTCAACCGATTTGGAACGCATTGGAGATCATGCACATGATATAGCAAAAACTGCAACAGAGTTTGATGAACAAGCGTTTATAAAGAAACTGGTAGATATTCCTCAAATGGCAGAATATGCGGGCAAGATGTTACAAGATGCAATTCTCGCCTACAATACATTTGATGTTGCTTTGGCAGAACAAGTGTGTTTAGATGATGACCGAGTGGATATGTTATATGCAAAAACTTTTAGAGAATTATCCAAATTCGTTGTGGATGATCCGATTAAGGTAAAACAAGCAACGCAGTTAATTTTTATTGCTCGTTATTTAGAGCGTGTTGCCGATCATGCAACAAATATCGCCGAATGGGTAATTTATCTTGTGACGGCAGAACGGATTCGTAAAAATAGATAA